Proteins encoded in a region of the Stieleria neptunia genome:
- the hrpA gene encoding ATP-dependent RNA helicase HrpA translates to MNFKPSSPRLEPQPEPDEATSASSGGDEGDVARPEASAKAPASESPTLLDVADIPRDRLVIDNAMRADQFRLRRQQKRLSNEEFESRLAQSIARRQQREAYQPLLDYPSELPITGYKDQIIELIQTRQVIVICGETGSGKSTQLPKFCLEAGRGRAAMIGHTQPRRLAARSIATRLCEEMQCPLGQQVGYQVRFGDQTGPETMIKLMTDGILLAETGSDRFLDQYDTIIIDEAHERSLNIDFLLAYLRGLLQKRPDLKLIITSATIDAERFAEHFGDEHGPAPILTVEGRGYPVEMRYLPWEDVADENRSYDLPQHVIAGIKDLSRGHGGGGDTLIFLPTERDIRLVSHRVAGHYKRLGLEGRVEILPLYARLPQKDQQRIFHPSGQKQRLIFATNVAESSLTVPGIRSVIDTGTARISRYSPRSKLQRLPIEPVSQASAKQRAGRCGRVGPGVCVRLYSAMDLESRDAFTTPEIRRTNLASVVLQSKMLGFGSLDSLPLLDVPRPESIREGVQTLLELGAIDEQQELTAIGKSLGRMPVDPRIGRIILAADELGVLPEILPIAAAMEIPDPRQRPQDQQQAADQAHAEFRDAESDFLSFLRLWRYYEQARADCSRSKLTRQLRRRFLSPTRMREWADTYRQLREIALDLNRSRATGASSPRRRIGTIQFADDQTKHTIAKERYAAVHQALLSGFLSGVALAGEKNVYLGPRNLKLFLWPGSGVFDSKPKWIVAAELVETSKQYARTVAKIQPQWIESIAAHLLKSSFSDPHWSQKAGGAFCYQRQSLFGLPIVVRRRVPLPPVDPATARDLLIQHGLVEQQLQTNARFVRHNRSLRESFEILAAKTRRRDMVVDDYVIAQFYQQRLPAEVCDKGRLEKLAKAMPVPDWVGRLTDSAALSAWLHDRPDMQADETTLFMMPSDLIDIATDEISNEAFPDQLAVGKTELPLKYRYEPGAEDDGVSLRIHQAAVSQISDDRLGWLVPGLLPGKIIAMIKSLPKRIRRNLVPAADVAQQLYEELLPQYGQVPFMPALCSAMSRHAEMTISESDFQDEKLEDHLRFLISVVDDEGNLVAQGRSVDPLARQFATSGGEASGDTGGQVDTELPSDPMRTFDLDHLPVDVTRERGGVRVAQYPALVDQGDQVTIGLFADQATADAIMRQGLTRLFAISDRAELRRQVRWLPELNDTKIRLAGAVPAAQFEPSLIDLLARIAFVENQALVRRREEFEARRVDRGERISVAVQEVAKWLTQFGQSYLNMRSEIESLSRSRFSAVAQDVQEQLRWLIHPDFLSVTPWRWLQHYPRYLSAITYRLDKLRSGAGSRDQSGAETVAALWQQWIARFPESEQQPKARSADEFRWMIEELRVSLFAQPLGTSIKISAKRCEKWLAQQ, encoded by the coding sequence ATGAATTTCAAACCTTCCAGCCCTCGATTGGAGCCTCAGCCCGAGCCCGACGAGGCGACCTCGGCATCGTCGGGTGGTGACGAGGGCGACGTTGCCCGACCGGAAGCGTCCGCGAAAGCCCCCGCGTCTGAATCCCCGACCCTGCTCGACGTCGCCGACATCCCCCGCGATCGGTTGGTGATCGACAACGCGATGCGGGCCGACCAGTTTCGGCTCCGACGCCAGCAAAAGCGACTTTCCAACGAGGAATTCGAATCGCGGCTGGCCCAGTCGATCGCCCGCCGCCAACAACGCGAAGCCTATCAACCGCTGCTGGACTACCCGTCCGAGCTGCCGATCACGGGCTACAAGGATCAGATCATCGAGCTGATTCAGACGCGGCAGGTGATCGTCATTTGCGGCGAAACCGGCAGCGGCAAGAGCACCCAGTTGCCCAAGTTCTGTCTGGAAGCCGGTCGGGGTCGGGCCGCGATGATCGGGCACACCCAACCGCGGCGTCTGGCCGCCCGCAGCATCGCCACGCGGTTGTGCGAGGAGATGCAATGTCCACTCGGACAGCAAGTCGGTTACCAAGTTCGCTTCGGCGACCAGACCGGTCCCGAAACGATGATCAAACTGATGACCGACGGCATCCTGCTGGCGGAAACCGGTTCGGATCGGTTCCTTGACCAATATGACACGATCATCATCGACGAAGCGCACGAACGCTCGTTGAACATCGATTTCTTGCTCGCCTACCTGCGTGGGCTGCTACAAAAACGCCCCGATCTGAAACTGATCATCACCTCGGCCACGATCGACGCCGAACGCTTCGCCGAACACTTTGGCGACGAACACGGACCGGCGCCGATCTTGACCGTCGAAGGCCGCGGCTACCCCGTCGAGATGCGTTATTTGCCTTGGGAAGACGTCGCCGACGAGAATCGTTCCTACGACTTGCCGCAGCACGTGATCGCCGGGATCAAAGATCTGTCGCGCGGTCACGGCGGCGGCGGCGACACGCTGATCTTTCTGCCCACCGAACGCGACATCCGTTTGGTGTCCCACCGTGTGGCCGGTCATTACAAACGCTTGGGGTTGGAGGGACGCGTCGAAATCCTGCCGCTGTACGCGCGGTTGCCGCAAAAAGATCAACAGCGGATCTTTCATCCCAGCGGCCAAAAACAACGGCTGATCTTTGCGACCAACGTGGCCGAAAGCTCGTTGACCGTGCCCGGCATTCGCTCGGTGATCGACACGGGCACCGCTCGCATCAGCCGCTACAGCCCGCGCAGCAAACTGCAACGGTTGCCGATCGAACCGGTTTCACAGGCCAGCGCGAAACAGCGTGCCGGTCGCTGCGGTCGCGTCGGCCCCGGCGTCTGTGTGCGGCTGTATTCGGCCATGGACTTGGAGTCGCGTGATGCCTTCACGACACCCGAGATCCGTCGCACGAACCTGGCGTCGGTCGTCCTGCAAAGTAAAATGCTGGGATTCGGATCGCTGGATTCGTTGCCGCTGTTGGATGTCCCGCGTCCGGAATCGATCCGCGAAGGCGTGCAGACGTTGTTGGAACTCGGTGCGATCGACGAACAACAAGAATTGACGGCGATCGGAAAATCGCTCGGTCGCATGCCGGTCGACCCGCGGATCGGACGCATCATTCTGGCTGCGGACGAGCTGGGGGTGCTGCCGGAAATCTTGCCGATCGCGGCGGCGATGGAAATCCCCGATCCCCGGCAACGTCCGCAAGACCAACAGCAGGCGGCCGATCAGGCCCACGCGGAATTCCGCGACGCCGAAAGCGATTTTCTATCGTTCCTCCGACTGTGGCGGTACTACGAACAGGCGCGCGCCGATTGTTCGCGGTCCAAACTGACGCGACAACTGCGTCGGCGTTTCCTGTCGCCGACACGCATGCGGGAATGGGCCGACACCTACCGCCAACTCCGCGAGATCGCGTTGGACCTGAACCGCTCGCGGGCCACTGGTGCATCGTCCCCGCGACGGCGAATCGGGACGATTCAATTCGCCGACGATCAAACCAAACACACGATCGCCAAAGAACGTTACGCGGCGGTCCACCAGGCGCTGCTGAGCGGTTTCCTGTCCGGCGTCGCCCTGGCCGGCGAAAAAAACGTCTACCTGGGTCCACGCAATTTAAAGCTGTTCCTGTGGCCGGGCAGCGGCGTGTTCGATTCCAAACCGAAGTGGATCGTCGCCGCCGAACTGGTCGAAACCAGCAAACAATATGCCCGTACCGTGGCGAAAATCCAGCCGCAGTGGATCGAATCGATCGCCGCGCACCTGCTCAAGTCCTCGTTCAGCGATCCACACTGGAGCCAGAAGGCGGGCGGTGCGTTTTGTTATCAACGCCAATCCCTGTTCGGATTGCCGATCGTCGTCCGCCGCCGTGTGCCGCTGCCGCCGGTCGATCCGGCCACCGCGCGCGACCTGTTGATCCAACACGGACTGGTCGAACAACAACTGCAGACGAACGCCAGATTTGTTCGACACAACCGATCACTCCGCGAATCATTCGAGATCCTGGCCGCCAAGACGCGACGACGCGACATGGTCGTCGATGACTACGTGATCGCGCAGTTCTACCAGCAACGTCTGCCGGCCGAGGTCTGTGACAAGGGACGACTGGAGAAACTGGCCAAAGCCATGCCGGTGCCCGATTGGGTCGGCCGCTTGACCGATTCGGCTGCCCTGTCGGCCTGGTTGCATGACCGCCCCGACATGCAGGCCGACGAGACGACGTTGTTCATGATGCCGTCCGATTTGATCGACATCGCCACGGATGAAATCTCCAACGAAGCGTTTCCCGACCAGCTGGCCGTCGGCAAAACCGAATTGCCGCTGAAGTATCGTTACGAACCCGGTGCCGAAGACGATGGCGTCAGCTTGCGGATCCACCAAGCAGCAGTCTCGCAAATCAGCGACGATCGACTCGGTTGGCTCGTCCCGGGGCTGTTGCCCGGCAAGATCATCGCGATGATCAAATCGCTGCCCAAACGGATCCGTCGTAACCTGGTTCCGGCGGCTGACGTTGCCCAGCAACTCTACGAAGAACTGTTGCCCCAATACGGCCAAGTTCCCTTCATGCCGGCACTGTGCAGTGCGATGTCACGGCATGCGGAAATGACGATCAGCGAATCCGATTTCCAAGACGAAAAACTGGAGGATCATCTGCGGTTCCTGATCTCGGTCGTCGACGACGAAGGCAACCTGGTCGCGCAAGGCCGATCGGTCGATCCACTGGCCAGGCAATTCGCAACAAGCGGTGGCGAAGCGTCCGGCGACACCGGCGGCCAGGTGGATACCGAGTTGCCGAGCGATCCGATGCGGACCTTCGATCTGGATCATCTGCCGGTCGATGTCACGCGGGAGCGCGGCGGAGTGCGCGTCGCGCAGTATCCCGCGCTGGTCGACCAGGGGGATCAGGTCACCATCGGACTGTTTGCCGACCAAGCGACCGCCGATGCGATCATGCGGCAGGGTCTGACCCGCTTGTTCGCGATCAGCGATCGCGCGGAACTGAGACGCCAGGTCCGCTGGTTGCCCGAACTCAATGACACCAAGATCCGACTCGCCGGCGCGGTTCCGGCGGCCCAGTTCGAACCGTCGCTGATCGACCTGCTAGCCCGGATCGCATTTGTCGAAAATCAAGCTCTGGTGCGTCGCCGAGAGGAATTCGAAGCGCGGCGAGTCGATCGTGGCGAACGCATCTCCGTCGCCGTTCAAGAAGTCGCCAAATGGCTGACGCAGTTCGGCCAGTCTTACCTGAACATGCGGAGCGAAATCGAGTCACTTTCCCGCTCGCGTTTCTCCGCCGTCGCCCAGGACGTGCAAGAACAACTCCGCTGGCTGATTCATCCTGATTTCCTTTCTGTCACACCCTGGCGGTGGCTTCAACACTATCCGCGCTATTTGTCAGCAATCACGTATCGGCTGGACAAATTGCGTAGCGGGGCCGGATCACGCGATCAATCGGGTGCCGAAACCGTTGCCGCCCTCTGGCAGCAGTGGATCGCGCGTTTTCCCGAATCGGAACAGCAACCCAAAGCCCGCTCGGCGGACGAATTTCGTTGGATGATCGAAGAATTGCGTGTCAGCCTGTTTGCCCAGCCGCTAGGCACCTCGATCAAGATTTCCGCCAAGCGCTGTGAAAAATGGCTGGCGCAACAGTGA
- a CDS encoding RNA polymerase sigma factor, with protein sequence MSMCPQELAETWNRYSSRLLLIARAIGEPAEDAVQEAFLQLARQSPPPDDPFAWLVTVTRNQILQWRRSGDRRRRREQTTQGHVWFDDAHRRVEVQLDARQVTDALVMLDAETRQVIVMHLWGEMSFDKIAEVMGCSRSTAHRVFQAGIRLMRQQFKPSPDAQPGVSVQGAISDE encoded by the coding sequence ATGTCGATGTGCCCCCAAGAACTTGCCGAAACGTGGAACCGCTATTCGTCGCGGTTGTTGCTGATCGCCCGCGCGATCGGCGAGCCGGCCGAGGATGCGGTGCAGGAGGCTTTTCTTCAGCTCGCCCGCCAATCGCCGCCACCGGACGATCCCTTTGCATGGCTGGTCACCGTGACGCGAAACCAGATCTTGCAGTGGCGTCGCAGCGGAGATCGCCGACGCCGTCGCGAGCAGACGACGCAAGGTCATGTTTGGTTCGACGACGCCCACCGCCGGGTCGAAGTCCAATTGGACGCCCGGCAAGTGACCGACGCGTTGGTGATGTTGGACGCCGAGACCCGACAGGTCATCGTGATGCATTTATGGGGCGAAATGAGTTTCGACAAGATCGCCGAGGTCATGGGCTGTTCACGTTCGACAGCCCACCGTGTCTTCCAAGCAGGCATCCGATTGATGCGGCAACAGTTCAAACCCTCTCCAGACGCTCAACCCGGAGTCTCCGTTCAAGGAGCCATCAGCGATGAATGA
- a CDS encoding DUF1559 family PulG-like putative transporter produces MTPSERASFARRVIALLMVFSVGLSSVADGQDRREGPPHAVLINDLAASHPVSAYIDASTLLVAEIDWEKMDVDALFASVQKLTGDRPSDTAMVKDLIGKLKAGKAGRIYVLAGLQTLTDRAPLIVVATPDAPTLPTLFASLKDLFGDNVRIAPSGSALLFGTPDQLQRVESLNPVSRNDLLSPLRDANRLDHTAVLSLPNASRDLLAKLWPVDQPSRFPVKVSPSQAAADIHRLVITVQTPPHPLVRLHFDSVDAEAADRVRNTLAAIKQQFDPMLANVTVNREQQRVTVEVDGKTIEFFETIASEMRRSAARAKRVATMKQLGIAFDNYHDREKHFPPRCFVDPDGKPLHSWLVAVLPDMNNLALYRSIRLDLTWDADENERLRTTVPAGFGSQHLPVGHTIIRAPVFPGSLWHGDGPPKRRDDITDGAANTILLIEAPDDASIHWVDPTPWVISEDDPVEDVFGDRDDARVLLADGSVLLIKRAEIDQQKLKAMLTIAAGD; encoded by the coding sequence ATGACCCCTTCCGAACGAGCCAGCTTCGCACGACGCGTGATTGCTTTGTTGATGGTGTTTAGCGTCGGTCTGAGCTCCGTCGCCGACGGACAAGATCGCCGTGAGGGCCCGCCCCATGCGGTCCTGATCAATGATTTGGCGGCAAGCCATCCGGTGTCGGCGTACATCGATGCATCGACTCTGTTGGTCGCGGAGATCGACTGGGAGAAAATGGATGTCGACGCGTTGTTTGCCTCGGTCCAAAAATTGACCGGTGATCGACCGTCCGACACGGCCATGGTGAAAGATCTGATCGGGAAACTCAAAGCGGGTAAAGCCGGTCGCATCTACGTCTTGGCGGGGCTGCAAACGCTCACCGACCGCGCGCCGTTGATCGTCGTTGCGACGCCGGACGCACCCACCCTGCCCACCCTGTTCGCTTCCTTGAAAGACCTGTTCGGCGACAACGTCCGAATCGCACCGTCGGGATCCGCCTTGCTGTTCGGAACGCCCGATCAACTGCAACGCGTTGAATCGTTGAACCCCGTCAGTCGAAACGACCTGCTGTCGCCGCTCCGCGACGCGAATCGTCTCGACCATACCGCGGTGCTCTCTCTGCCCAACGCGTCACGCGATTTGTTGGCCAAGTTGTGGCCCGTCGACCAGCCCAGTCGATTTCCCGTCAAGGTTTCACCGAGCCAGGCTGCCGCCGACATTCATCGTCTGGTGATCACCGTTCAAACTCCGCCCCATCCGTTGGTCAGACTGCATTTTGATTCCGTCGACGCCGAAGCAGCCGACCGAGTCCGCAACACGTTGGCAGCAATCAAGCAGCAATTCGATCCGATGCTGGCCAACGTGACCGTGAACCGCGAACAACAACGGGTCACCGTGGAAGTGGACGGCAAAACAATTGAATTCTTTGAGACGATCGCATCCGAGATGCGTCGATCGGCAGCCCGGGCCAAACGGGTCGCGACCATGAAACAACTGGGCATCGCGTTTGACAACTACCACGACCGCGAAAAACATTTTCCGCCACGCTGTTTCGTCGATCCCGATGGCAAACCGCTGCACAGCTGGCTGGTCGCGGTGTTGCCCGACATGAACAATCTGGCGTTGTATCGAAGTATCCGGCTGGACCTGACTTGGGATGCCGACGAAAACGAGCGGCTGCGAACAACCGTGCCGGCCGGGTTCGGCAGCCAGCACTTGCCCGTCGGACACACCATCATCCGGGCACCGGTGTTTCCCGGATCGCTCTGGCATGGGGACGGCCCGCCGAAACGACGGGACGACATCACCGACGGGGCGGCCAATACGATCTTGTTGATCGAGGCACCCGACGATGCTTCGATTCACTGGGTCGACCCGACACCGTGGGTGATTTCCGAAGACGATCCGGTCGAGGATGTTTTCGGCGACCGCGACGATGCACGCGTGCTGCTTGCCGACGGTTCGGTGCTGTTGATCAAACGGGCCGAGATTGACCAGCAGAAATTGAAAGCGATGTTGACGATCGCTGCGGGGGATTGA
- a CDS encoding S46 family peptidase, whose product MRKLYPLALATMTLLCPVFETSGDEGMYLFNDLPVDQLKSKYDFQPSQAWADALRLSSVRFNSGGSGSFISSDGLVLTNHHVASDTLHKLSSEDRNLIDDGYLAKSLDQELKAPDLELNQLVSIDDVTERVNAAVAEDASVADAAVQRRAVIAEIEKESTDKTGLRSDVVTLFGGAQYHLYRYKKYTDVRLVWAPETAAAFFGGDADNFEYPRYNLDATIMRVYEDDKPAELDHFLRWSDSGVSEGELVFVSGNPGRTQRIFTVEALKYLRDSRLPYVLDYLRRKEIMLQQFGLEGAEATRRARDELFGVQNGRKAYTGMLAGLQDPNTIATKQTRETKLRAAAQSDPDLSDTESAFAEIAAVQAEKKRMLGQTVTFRSRLFDLALTTVLRAAEDAKPNGERLREFTESGRDSLVQDLLSTAPIYRDLERVKLADELARFVESRGGDDQWVAVVLDGKGPRERAAELIEGTKLDEISVRKTYLDGTLDDIKRSDDALIELARKLEPEYRRIRTINEELDERERQAYAKITAAVSKLQGASGYPDATFTLRLAFGQVKSYIQDGETIEPATDFAGAFKHEAQHQGQTDFDLPPSWNQAQDKLDLSTQLNFVCTADIIGGNSGSPVVNRKGELVGLIFDGNIQSLTSDYLYTDQQARAVSVSGVGILEALRNIYGADQLADSIGK is encoded by the coding sequence ATGCGAAAGCTCTACCCATTGGCTCTGGCAACGATGACCTTGCTCTGCCCTGTCTTTGAAACCTCCGGCGACGAAGGCATGTACTTGTTCAACGATCTGCCGGTCGATCAGCTGAAATCGAAGTACGACTTTCAGCCTTCTCAGGCGTGGGCCGATGCCTTGCGTTTGTCGTCGGTGCGATTCAACAGCGGCGGTTCGGGCTCGTTCATCTCCAGCGACGGTTTGGTGCTGACCAACCATCATGTCGCCAGCGACACGTTGCACAAACTCAGCTCCGAAGACCGCAACCTGATCGATGATGGTTACCTGGCCAAATCGTTGGACCAAGAACTCAAAGCCCCCGATCTGGAATTGAACCAGTTGGTTTCGATCGACGACGTGACCGAGCGAGTCAATGCCGCGGTCGCCGAAGACGCGTCGGTTGCCGATGCGGCGGTGCAGCGGCGCGCGGTGATCGCGGAGATCGAAAAAGAGTCGACCGACAAAACCGGATTACGCAGCGACGTCGTGACACTCTTCGGCGGCGCACAATATCACTTGTATCGCTACAAGAAGTACACCGACGTACGGTTGGTATGGGCTCCTGAGACGGCAGCCGCGTTCTTCGGCGGCGACGCCGATAACTTTGAATACCCCCGCTACAATCTGGATGCCACCATCATGCGGGTGTACGAAGACGACAAGCCGGCCGAGCTGGATCACTTCCTGCGGTGGAGCGACTCGGGCGTCAGCGAAGGCGAGTTGGTCTTCGTCAGCGGAAACCCCGGACGGACCCAACGAATCTTCACCGTCGAGGCGCTCAAGTATCTGCGAGATTCCCGGCTGCCCTACGTGTTGGATTACCTCCGCCGCAAAGAAATCATGTTGCAGCAATTCGGCTTGGAAGGCGCCGAAGCGACACGTCGTGCCCGGGACGAATTGTTCGGTGTCCAGAACGGACGCAAAGCCTACACGGGGATGCTGGCCGGGTTGCAAGACCCCAACACCATCGCGACGAAACAAACGCGAGAAACCAAGCTGCGGGCGGCGGCCCAATCGGATCCCGATCTCAGCGACACCGAAAGTGCGTTCGCCGAGATCGCGGCCGTGCAAGCGGAAAAGAAGCGCATGCTGGGACAGACGGTCACGTTCCGTTCACGGCTGTTCGACCTGGCACTGACGACGGTCTTGCGAGCCGCCGAAGACGCAAAACCCAATGGCGAGCGACTACGCGAATTCACCGAGTCGGGGCGTGATTCGCTGGTCCAAGATCTGCTCAGCACTGCACCGATTTACCGAGACTTGGAACGCGTCAAACTGGCCGATGAATTGGCCCGTTTCGTCGAAAGCCGTGGCGGCGACGACCAATGGGTCGCCGTGGTCTTGGACGGCAAGGGGCCGCGCGAGCGCGCCGCCGAACTGATCGAAGGCACCAAGCTGGACGAGATCAGCGTTCGCAAAACCTATCTCGACGGAACGCTCGATGACATCAAACGCTCCGACGATGCGTTGATCGAGCTGGCTCGCAAGCTGGAACCCGAATATCGCCGGATCCGAACGATCAACGAAGAACTCGATGAACGCGAACGCCAAGCCTATGCCAAGATCACCGCGGCGGTCAGCAAGTTGCAAGGAGCGTCGGGATACCCGGACGCGACGTTCACGCTGCGATTGGCATTCGGGCAAGTCAAAAGCTACATCCAGGACGGCGAGACGATTGAGCCGGCGACTGACTTTGCCGGAGCCTTTAAGCACGAAGCGCAACACCAAGGTCAAACAGATTTCGACTTGCCACCCTCATGGAATCAAGCCCAAGACAAATTGGACCTCTCCACGCAATTGAACTTTGTCTGCACCGCGGACATCATCGGCGGCAACAGCGGCTCACCGGTGGTCAACCGCAAGGGTGAACTGGTCGGGTTGATCTTCGACGGCAACATTCAAAGTCTGACCAGCGATTACCTCTACACCGACCAGCAAGCCCGCGCGGTCAGTGTTTCCGGCGTCGGAATCCTCGAAGCCCTGCGCAACATCTACGGAGCCGACCAACTCGCCGACTCCATCGGCAAATAA
- a CDS encoding Gfo/Idh/MocA family protein, translating into MQRRQFLKHSAALSTAALTAGVWSETQAADSLSPNEKLKVLCVGTANRAGANVDGVKGEDIVGLCDIDSKYLAKAAAQFPSAKTYRDYREMIAQEADSADAIVISTADHNHAPAAIRGIRAGLHCYCEKPLTHTVHEARLIAETAKEMGVATQMGTQIHAGNNYRRVVEIIRAGTIGDVAEVHVWVGKGWGGGERPESGDPVPEHLDWDLWLGPAPERPYKEGRYHPANWRRWWDFGQGTLGDMGCHYMDLPFWALDLRHPTRVAAEGPEVHPETCPLGLTVHYEFPARGSQVPVKMTWYDGDHIPKTVAGEKVPGSGVMFVGSEGKMFASYGNYRLYPEDSFQNFQPPTPTIPDSIGHHQEWIHACKTGAETTCNFDYSGALTESVLLGNVAFRTGKALDWDGKHLKATNCPEADTLIQKQYRTGWEVA; encoded by the coding sequence ATGCAACGTCGCCAATTTCTCAAACACTCCGCCGCCCTCTCCACCGCAGCGCTGACCGCCGGGGTGTGGAGCGAAACCCAAGCCGCCGATTCCCTGTCGCCCAATGAAAAGCTCAAGGTGCTTTGCGTCGGGACGGCCAATCGTGCCGGCGCAAACGTCGATGGCGTCAAGGGCGAAGACATCGTCGGATTGTGCGACATCGATTCCAAGTACCTCGCCAAAGCCGCGGCCCAATTCCCATCGGCCAAGACCTATCGCGACTATCGCGAAATGATCGCCCAAGAAGCCGACTCCGCCGATGCGATCGTGATCTCAACGGCAGACCACAATCATGCGCCCGCGGCGATCCGGGGCATTCGCGCCGGGCTGCATTGTTACTGCGAAAAACCGCTGACCCACACCGTTCACGAAGCGCGGCTGATCGCCGAAACGGCCAAGGAAATGGGTGTCGCGACGCAGATGGGCACACAGATCCACGCCGGCAACAACTATCGACGTGTCGTGGAAATCATTCGCGCCGGAACCATCGGCGATGTCGCCGAAGTCCACGTCTGGGTGGGCAAAGGCTGGGGCGGTGGCGAACGCCCCGAATCGGGCGATCCCGTCCCAGAACATTTGGATTGGGATCTGTGGCTCGGACCGGCACCCGAACGCCCCTACAAAGAAGGCCGCTATCACCCGGCCAACTGGCGGCGTTGGTGGGACTTCGGACAAGGAACCCTGGGCGACATGGGATGCCACTACATGGACTTGCCCTTCTGGGCGCTGGATTTAAGACATCCCACCCGCGTCGCAGCCGAAGGTCCCGAAGTGCATCCGGAAACCTGCCCGCTGGGATTGACAGTCCACTACGAATTCCCCGCCCGCGGATCGCAGGTCCCCGTCAAGATGACGTGGTACGACGGCGACCACATCCCCAAGACCGTGGCCGGCGAAAAAGTCCCCGGCAGCGGCGTGATGTTCGTCGGCAGCGAAGGCAAGATGTTCGCCAGCTACGGCAACTACCGACTGTACCCCGAAGACAGCTTCCAAAACTTTCAGCCGCCGACCCCGACGATTCCCGATTCGATCGGGCACCACCAGGAATGGATCCATGCCTGTAAGACGGGCGCCGAAACGACGTGCAACTTTGATTACTCCGGCGCCCTGACCGAGTCGGTCTTGCTGGGCAACGTCGCCTTCCGCACCGGCAAGGCACTCGACTGGGACGGCAAGCATCTCAAAGCGACCAACTGCCCCGAGGCCGACACGCTGATCCAAAAACAGTACCGCACCGGCTGGGAAGTGGCCTAA
- a CDS encoding HU family DNA-binding protein gives MAKAPPKAPTKTQIIANIAESTELSKKDVAAVFDALTDEIAREMGRTGSGQFTIPGLCKIQRKDVEAKPKRKGRNPSDGSEIWLKPKPASKKVVIRPLKGLKEMI, from the coding sequence ATGGCTAAAGCTCCGCCGAAGGCACCTACGAAGACTCAGATCATCGCGAACATCGCTGAGTCGACCGAATTGTCCAAAAAAGACGTCGCCGCGGTTTTCGACGCGCTGACCGACGAGATCGCTCGTGAAATGGGCCGCACCGGCTCCGGTCAATTCACCATCCCGGGTCTGTGCAAGATCCAACGCAAGGATGTGGAAGCCAAACCGAAACGAAAGGGACGCAACCCGTCCGACGGAAGCGAAATCTGGCTGAAGCCCAAACCGGCCAGCAAGAAGGTCGTCATCCGACCGCTCAAGGGTCTCAAGGAAATGATCTGA